One region of Maylandia zebra isolate NMK-2024a linkage group LG10, Mzebra_GT3a, whole genome shotgun sequence genomic DNA includes:
- the ik gene encoding protein Red has product MPETETYSNPLAPEGHDMDDHRAAAQSKLTNDDFRKLLMTPRATPSSAPPSKSRHHEMPRDYNEDEDPAARRRKKKSYYAKLRQQEMERERELAEKYRDRARERRDGVNKDYEETELISTTANYRAVGPTAEADKSAAEKRRQLIQESKFLGGDMEHTHLVKGLDFALLQKVRAEITSKEKEEEDMMEKVQKEAKKDVEPEEKMEFKTRLGRNIYRVVFRSGVTERNELFLPGRMAYVVDLDDEFTDTDIPTTLIRSKADCPSMEAQTTLTTNDIVISKLTQILSYLRQGTRHKKIKKKDKGKLDDKRAPEADLSIFEDIGDYIPSTKPTKEKERHRDRDRERDRDDDTKSRRHAYFEKPRGDEHQVMEVDTGPGSVRDQIKMINEKFAGAAGSQWQSQEPGSQRRDSSKEQLGDFFGGSNSYAECYPATMDDLAVDSDEEVDYSKMDQGNKKGPLGRWDFDTQEEYSDYMNNKEALPKAAFQYGIKMSEGRKTRRFKETNEKAELDRQWKKISAIIEKRKKMEADGVDVKRPKY; this is encoded by the exons ATGCCTGAAA CTGAGACGTACTCCAACCCTCTGGCTCCTGAGGGCCACGACATGGACGACCACCGAGCTGCAGCTCA GTCCAAACTGACCAATGATGACTTCAGGAAGCTGCTGATGACGCCGCGGGCAACGCCCTCCTCGGCCCCGCCCTCCAAGTCCAGACATCATGA aatgccgAGGGACTACAACGAGGATGAGGACCCCGCAGcgaggaggagaaagaagaagag TTACTATGCGAAGCTGCGTCAGCAGGAGATGGAGCGTGAGCGCGAGCTCGCCGAGAAGTACCGAGACCGAGCGAGAGAGCGGCGAGATGGCGTCAACAAGGACTACGAGGAGACAGAACTCATCAGCACTACGGCAAACTACCGAGCTGTCGGGCCGACCGCCGAGGC cGATAAGTCGGCAGCAGAGAAGCGGCGTCAGTTGATCCAGGAGTCCAAGTTCTTGGGAGGTGACATGGAGCACACTCATTTGGTGAAAGGTCTGGACTTCGCCCTGCTGCAGAAG gtGAGAGCTGAGATCACCAGCAAggagaaggaagaagaagacatgATGGAGAAGGTCCAGAAAGAAGCCAA GAAGGACGTGGAGCCCGAGGAGAAGATGGAGTTTAAGACTCGTCTGG GCAGGAACATCTACCGCGTGGTGTTCAGGTCCGGCGTGACCGAGAGGAACGAGCTCTTCCTGCCCGGCAGGATGGCGTACGTGGTCGACCTGGACGACGAGTTCACCGACACCGACATCCCCACCACGCTGATCCGCAGCAAGGCGGACTGTCCCAGCATGGAG GCTCAGACCACCCTGACCACCAATGACATCGTGATCTCCAAGCTGACTCAGATCCTGTCCTACCTCAGGCAGGGAACCCGCCACAAGAAGATCAAGAAGAAGGACAAAG gtaAACTGGACGATAAGAGAGCTCCAGAGGCTGATCTCAG tatCTTTGAGGACATCGGGGACTATATACCGTCCACCAAACCCACCAAAGAGAAAGAGCGTCACCGGGACAGAGACCGGGAGCGTGACCGTGACGACGACACCAAGAGCCGCAGACACGCCTACTTTGAGAAACCGCGAGGCGACGAGCACCAG gTGATGGAGGTGGACACAG GTCCAGGATCAGTCAGAGACCAGATCAAGATGATCAATGAGAAGTTTGCAGGAGCAGCGGGCAGCCAATGGCAGAGCCAGGAGC CTGGCTCTCAGAGGAGAGACTCCAGTAAGGAGCAGCTGGGAGATTTTTTTGGAGGATCAAACTCATACGCAGAGTGTTACCCTGCTAc GATGGACGACCTGGCCGTGGACAGTGATGAAGAGGTGGACTACAGTAAGATGGACCAG GGCAATAAGAAGGGTCCTCTGGGCCGCTGGGACTTCGACACTCAGGAGGAGTACTCGGATTACATGAACAACAAGGAGGCGCTGCCCAA gGCTGCCTTCCAGTACGGCATCAAGATGTCTGAAGGCAGGAAGACACGACGTTTCAAAGAGACCAATGAGAAGGCAGAGCTCGACCGCCAGTGGAAGAAGATCAGCGCG atcatcgagaagaggaagaagatggaGGCTGACGG GGTCGACGTGAAGAGACCAAAATACTGA
- the ndufa2 gene encoding NADH dehydrogenase [ubiquinone] 1 alpha subcomplex subunit 2, whose protein sequence is MAAAVVRSLGSTLGKNLREIRLHLCQTSAASKGAREFVEQNYVTLKRSNPEFPILIRECSGVQARLWARYDFGKETSVSVENMSADQVAKALQTLAQSKP, encoded by the exons ATGGCGGCCGCCGTGGTGAGGAGTCTGGGCTCCACTTTGGGTAAAAACCTCCGAGAGATCCGCCTGCATCTCTGCCAGACCTCCGCGGCCAGTAAGGGGGCCAG AGAGTTTGTGGAGCAGAACTACGTGACCCTGAAGAGGTCCAACCCGGAATTCCCCATCCTGATCCGGGAGTGTTCTGGAGTCCAGGCCCGGCTCTGGGCCCGATACG ATTTTGGGAAAGAGACGAGCGTCTCCGTGGAGAACATGTCAGCTGATCAGGTGGCCAAAGCTCTGCAGACTCTGGCTCAGTCCAAGCCCTGA